The following are encoded in a window of Schistocerca nitens isolate TAMUIC-IGC-003100 unplaced genomic scaffold, iqSchNite1.1 HiC_scaffold_519, whole genome shotgun sequence genomic DNA:
- the LOC126232484 gene encoding uncharacterized protein LOC126232484, translating to MHVRQHRYPYTRPPIAHSRSVFNIINGAPAARRGRSHDAAATFAPTHSRTAKQLADPPTQHSRQTKTTAAAATKQNKHLAPSVRQKTNGQAHRPLLTTTTQRHAAPFPPLSIHSARDPVVDDDTRRARFPQPTPFRHYARLHPTPVATALLHALSPPPPPPPPPPPPLSPFPYTTTQPKTHSRPKHNNMARASAHTPNQSPSTQPHARHGKTGVLPRCHQSSTNNHTGGTTNNCRPAGNHQTHIPARHHTPLGSRFAKT from the coding sequence atgcacgtacgacaacaccgctacccgtacacaaggcctcccattgcacacagccgctctgtgttcaacatcatcaatggcgcgcccgcggctcgtcgcggtcgcagccatgacgccgccgccacttttgcaccaacacattcacgcaccgcaaaacagctcgccgacccaccgacacagcacagccgacaaacaaaaacaaccgcggcggcggcaacaaaacaaaacaaacacctcgcaccaagcgtccgacagaaaacaaacggacaggcacacaggcctctgctaacgaccacgacacagcggcacgctgcccctttcccgccactctcgattcacagcgcacgcgaccccgtcgtcgacgacgacacgcgacgggctcgcttcccgcaacctacacctttccgccactacgcacggctccacccgacgcccgtcgcaacggcactactgcacgcactatcacccccgccgccgccgccgccgccgccgcctcctcctctctcccccttcccgtacacaacaacacagccaaaaacacactcacgacccaaacataacaacatggcacgtgcatcggcgcacacccccaaccagtcaccgtcgacacaaccacacgcaaggcacggaaaaaccggcgtccttccacgttgccatcaaagcagcacaaacaaccacacaggaggaaccaccaacaactgccggccggccggcaaccaccaaacgcacattcccgctcgccaccacacacctctcggcagccgtttcgcaaagacatga